A DNA window from Impatiens glandulifera chromosome 7, dImpGla2.1, whole genome shotgun sequence contains the following coding sequences:
- the LOC124910357 gene encoding uncharacterized protein LOC124910357, with amino-acid sequence MVQFHEIIEVQPPSPLRYLIGAAIMMIGVVLPVGYMMFRNKRSPSSSYPKQT; translated from the coding sequence ATGGTGCAGTTCCATGAAATCATCGAGGTCCAGCCGCCGAGCCCGCTAAGATACCTAATCGGAGCGGCGATCATGATGATCGGAGTCGTATTACCCGTCGGTTACATGATGTTCCGAAATAAGcgctctccttcttcttcttaccCCAAACAGACGTAG
- the LOC124910356 gene encoding phosphatidylserine decarboxylase proenzyme 1, mitochondrial: MKFRASQGLVPLLAFKRTNFTHHHHQLQRLCFSSLLNKAKVFQPRASSNGGSRGSSSSKDNYFLVPGATVATIIMLGALHARRLYDDKKLEEAREKGIQIEFRPDVKATFFRFLPLRSISRAWGFLSGIELPIWSRPYVYKAWARAFHSNLDEAALPLDEYKSLRDFFVRSLKEGSRPMDGDPCCLVSPVDGTILRFGELKEAGSMIEQVKGFSYSVHSLLGSNPSFNMIAEDMSEETTSQGSIQKEENRKSWWRIGFASPKIKDPRLECPPRGVFYCVIYLRPGDYHRIHSPVDWNIHLRRHFPGNLFPVNERATRTIRNLYTENERVVLEGKWQEGFMAMAAVGATNIGSIELYIEPTLQTNQPRKKLLHREPPEERVYEPAGIRLRKGEEVAAFNMGSTVVLVFQAPISKSLDMDEKDSLSAFKFTVNKGNRIRAGEALGRWQN; encoded by the exons atgaagtttagGGCTTCTCAGGGGCTTGTTCCTCTCCTAGCCTTCAAGCGCACTAATTTCACCCATCACCATCACCAACTGCAACGACTCTGTTTCAGTTCATTGCTCAATAAGGCCAAAGTATTCCAACCTCGAGCTTCCAGTAATGGCGGAAGTAGAGGCAGCAGCAGTTCAAAAG ATAATTATTTTCTGGTTCCGGGAGCTACAGTAGCCACCATTATTATGCTTGGTGCTCTTCATGCACGTCGACTCTATGATGACaagaag CTCGAAGAAGCAAGAGAGAAAGGGATTCAAATCGAGTTTCGACCTGATGTGAAA GCTACTTTCTTCAGATTTCTACCTCTCCGGTCCATTTCCAGAGCCTGGGGTTTCCTGTCTGGAATA GAACTTCCCATTTGGTCCCGTCCATATGTATATAAAGCTTGGGCTAGGGCATTTCATTCGA ACTTAGATGAAGCAGCACTACCTTTGGATGAATATAAGTCTTTGCGGGATTTCTTTGTTCGATCTTTAAAAGAAGGTTCCAGGCCTATGGATGGTGATCCATGTTGTCTG GTTAGCCCTGTGGATGGTACTATTCTGCGATTCGGAGAGCTTAAAGAAGCTGGCTCCATGATTGAGCAAGTCAAAGGATTTTCGTATTCTGTACATTCACTCCTTGGTTCAAACCCATCATTCAATATGATAGCTGAGGATATGTCTGAAGAGACTACCAGTCAGGGAAGCATTCAAAAAGAAGAGAATAGGAAGTCATGGTGGAGAATTGGTTTTGCTTCTCCAAAAATCAAAGACCCCAGATTAGAATG TCCACCGAGAGGTGTTTTCTACTGCGTAATCTATTTGAGACCTGGAGATTATCATCGGATACACTCTCCTGTTGACTGGAATATTCATCTCCGAAGACATTTTCCAG GTAACCTTTTTCCAGTGAACGAACGTGCTACAAGAACTATCAGAAACCTTTACACTGAGAATGAGAGG GTTGTGCTCGAAGGGAAGTGGCAAGAGGGGTTTATGGCAATGGCAGCAGTTGGAGCAACAAATATTGGTTCTATTGAG CTTTATATAGAACCAACCCTTCAAACAAATCAGCCACGAAAGAAGTTATTGCACAGGGAGCCTCCCGAGGAACGAGTTTACGAGCCTGCTGGCATCAGGCTCAGAAAAGGAGAAGAG GTAGCTGCATTCAACATGGGTTCAACTGTAGTACTCGTGTTCCAGGCTCCCATATCAAAATCACTGGACATGGATGAGAAAGATTCTTTATCTGCATTCAAATTCACAGTTAATAAGGGGAATAGAATACGGGCAGGAGAAGCACTGGGAAGGTGGCAAAATTGA